GCTGGCCAAAGCACCTCTCCTGGGAAAGCCTCCTCGTTGCTTGCACTGGCtcacagaggcagcagcttctcGGCTGGTTATTAAATGCCCCCCTCGGGTTGTCctcgtttgtttgtttcctcagAGAGCGCAGAGGGCAAACCAAGGCAGGGCCAGGGAGCATGACACTGTGTCAAACCTGGGGAGTGAGATCTGCCACCTCCCCCTCGCCTCACAGAGCAGCTTCTGGGCCACACGGCAGCTGAAGAGGCGCCTCCAAAGGCAGCGCACCCCGCAGCCATCCCACGCTCGCCTTTGTTCCACGGCTGGGAATGAAACCGCTTCCTACGCAGCCCGGCCGCGCGGGGCTGGCGACGGAGCCGcgctctccttccttctttctgaggGGCTTTCCAGGAAGAGAAGTGCTGCAGCGCtgcaaaacccaaaccacccgGGCCTTGCCAAGCAGGCCTGCCACAACTTGCATCCCTCTCACCGGGACCTGCCTGCTGCACCTCTCAGGAGAGCTTTGTTTGCAGGGGACGGGCTCTAACCGCTCCGATGCACCAAACAGGCTCCCTGTGCAAACAGGGCGGTGGGAGAGGGACTGCTCTGTCACCGGCAGTGCAGGCTGGCACTCGCTGcttgcaggcagggctggctgcagccaccagccttctccctgcagctggagtcACCGGAGAGTGAAGCAGAGCATCCCCACACACGCAGGGAGGCACTCGGGAGCTCTCATGGCCCCTGCACTGTGCTGCCCCTTCCAGTGGAGTGGCAGAAGGGACAGGGGGAAACTTGAGCAGCAAGGAAAACCACAGCTGAGACATCAAACACACGCCAGGTTGGGGTTTGCAACAGGCTGGCAGCAACCACACTGCCCAGCCCTTTTTTTGGTGGCTAGTGGGGTAGATCCCCCCGACTATGGCCCTTACCACCCTGCTGGGTCAGCCACCCACACAGCCTGGGGGCAGGGAGGCGAAAAGCTCTGTTCAAGGTTAGAAGAGAGCAAGGTTGTTCCCCAGGGTGGGAAACAGTTCACGGTGATCTTCAAAGCAAAAGCTGGGAGGCAGGTCAGATAGAGAGGAGTCCTGACCCTTCCACAATCTGTTGAACAAATATTTGCTCCAAACAATTAATTTAgagacagacacaaaaaaattgAAGAGTCTGAATCGTGATGGttgggggtggggaagagagggaggaggtATTTCATTCCCTGCAAGCAGGGACCAGTGATTTTCCACCAGTGATTTAATCTAAATCCCCCAGAGAGTTCATTTACAAAAAATCAGATTGCATTATCGCCTAGGTCTCCAGGATACAGCCCAATCCGTCACTAACAGCAACAGCCACACTAGCTTGGAAACCTCAATTTGATCACTCAATTCCAAGACTAATCTGTGGCTTTAAAAGCCAAAGGcaaagggagggggaaggaacTCCGGGTTTGGGCAGGGTTATCTGCAGGATGAGAGAGCTAATGGGGCAGATAGAGCCGGATGAAATGGCCAGCAGATCCCAGGTCATTAATCGAAACCAAGCTCCTCTGCCGGAGCAGCCCCACCCAGGCAgtgccccagggaggcagcattCCTGGAATTCCTGCACCCTGGGTGAACCTGCTCCATCTCTCtgggtgcactcaattccccTCTTCTCCTGGAACCCCGGCATGGAGGACCCTGGCCTCGCTGGCCAGGCACAAGATGCTGgggagctctgcaggagggGGCAGAGCACAAGGCTGGGCTCAGAGGgtgctgccccttcctccaaacctgctgctgcaccagggGATGAGCAGGGCTGACAGGCCTCAGCTCAGCAGCCTGCCAAGGAGGCAACTCCCCACCCCTGGCAATTCCCCATGGCTCAGATGCTAATGCCTGACAGCATGAGCTCTTCCCAGTGGATGCCAGTAAAGGTTACCACAGCAGGGAATCACCCAGCTgtggaagcaaaaagaaaactcaagTCACATCTGTAGGTTGTGTCCCTCCTGCCGGCAGTCCCAGGCAGCTCCACGCAGCCGGACCCGGCATTTCAGGAATGCTTCCTGGAGAAATGCTTATTCATGTTAATACCTCACCAGCAGAGCTGACCGGGTTTGCTGCCGGGGCAGCTGGGAGCATCACTCCCTGCCAagccagaagcagctgcaggttcAGAAGCTCCCCAGCACAGAGGCTGTTCCCACCTTGCCAGCTTGGACACCCAcccaccaggctctgctctgggaTTGGCTTCACCCTCAGAGAGCCCTGACTCCTGAAGGAAGAAGTAGCTGTgaccccagcagcactgcagggagaagaggaggaagctcCACTCCCTGCTGTTAAATGACACCAGGAACACGCCTGAGAGCAAGGGCTCCTGCCTGAAGAACAAGCTTGGGTGACACTAGATTTCCAAAAGCTCTGGGAAAACAGGTCTATTACATAACATCCatggagaagaagaaacagggaTGGAGAAGGACACTGAGCATAAACTGTCTGTGTCATTGCGGTGGATGGACCCTCCTGGGGCAGTGTTAAGAGCACAGGGAGAAAAGCCAGgtgccccttcccctccctgcaagATCTGTGACAAGATCAacactgcagggagctgggctggcactgctggagctgggggggtcAGAACGCGGGGCAGCCATCCCCACCAGGAAAAGAAGTTCTTACCCATCCGCCATTCTCCTGGATCCAGGGATCTAGGTGGTCGGTCAGGTAGGTGGTCATCCAGGACACAATGCGTCCCACCAGGACTCGCATCTCCTTGTCGACGCTCTCCACGCACAGGGCTCCCCCGAAGGAGAAGAAGGCCACGATGCGGCCCCAGTTCACCCCATCGCGGAACAGTTCGTTCACCACCTGCTCGAAGCTCTGGTAGGCCGTGCCCAGGGTGATGTGGAGCTGGGAGGTGAGGTCGCTGAAGGCTCGTCGGTACCTCAGCTCAAACTCATCCCCCGCCTCCCGCAGCGCCTGCCTCACGTCGGCTGCTCGGGCCATCTCGCGGACTTCCAGGCTGCTCCGGTGCACGGCGGCTCCGTTCACTACGTGGCTGGGGGGAGGGTGCCAGGAGGGGCTCCCGTTGAGGACACCATCCATCTCGGCCTCCTCTGCCGCAAAGTCAGTCCTGttctcatcctcctcctccagctgacTCCAGCTGTATCCCTTCTGCGAGAGCTTGTAGGAAACAAAGTCAATCACTAACTCTCGGTTACTGCTGGACATTTTCACACCTGGGGCACCCTCAATGAGTCCATGGTCCGGAGCACAAGCAGATCAGCACTTAGCAGCTTCCAACTCCGCTTTTCTTCTTCACGACCGATGGAAACATCTGACCTTTGCACAGACAAACaccagaggagaagaaaggcaaagaaacgGTTAATAATAGATGCACATGAACACCGATAGCTTATCGCCAGACTGAGATCATCCCGCAGCTTTATGCCGTGGCTCAGGGCCACCGGATTGAAGCCGCATGGAGAACCGGCTGCAACACCCTCCCCCTCCCGGGAAACCGACCTCGAGCCCCAGGGACCCCCCAGGCTCGCTGCGGGCAGCCTCCAGTCCCGGGGTCTCACCGGGTGTAGGCACAGGCTGAGGGCCAGGCCGGAGCGGAGGCGGCTCCTCGTTCAGCCCGAGCTGCGaaccggcccggcccggccccgctccgccggTCCCGGAGCGCAGCGGAGGCGGAGGCGGCACCGCCCCCTGCCCCGCCCGTTAAAGGGCCCGGCTGCCCCCGCCCCCCTCCGCTGGCGTTGCCCAACGGCAGCCACAGAagcgggcgggcagcggggcccaAGGGTTACGGCAGCCGCTGCGGGGCCCGGTTTGACGGTAACCGCGGGGCAGTTCCCTCCCCCCACCGGAGGTCAgctcggcccggcccccccgcccctcGGGCCACTCCTCCCGAGCCTCCCGCTCCCTGCAGGCGGAGGCGAGCGGGGGGGATAAAACCGGCGAGCCCTCAGAGCAGGCCCGTGCTCGCAGAGCCCGGtctgcccggggctgccgccgcccggcccTGCCTTCTTACGGGAGCGGTTCCGGTAGCTCGCTGCGGTGAGCAAAGCGCTGTAGCCGCTGGGGTggcggggcgggagggccgGAGGGGGCGGCCTGCCCCCCGGCCACCGTTCCGCCCCACGCGGCCACCGTACCGGGGCGGGGCGGCGAGCACGGGGCCCGCGCACGAGGCCGACACGGCGCCCGCGCCGCCAGCCAATCCCGCGCCGGGAGagcccgggggggcggggcccggggcgggcTCTCCCATTGGCTGAGCCGCACGTCGCTCACggcctgcccgccccgcccctcaCCTCCGCGGCGGGGTCCGCGTcctcccgcccccgccccgcgggccCGGCTGGCAGCGGCGCCGGCGTCACCGGGAGCCCCGCCGGGCCTCGGGCCCGCTCAGCAGCACCCGAGCCCCTTCCGCATCGCCCGCCGAGAGCCGCGGCGCTGCCGGGCCCGCCGGGGGGCGCGGCGGGTGGGAGCGGGCGGGGAGGGCGGTGCGCATGCGCACGGAGCcggagggctgggagggggcgGTGTCTGCGCGGAGCGGCGCGTGGCAGTGCGCGTGCGCCGTGCGCAGGGCCGGGCTCTGGTGCCCCCTGGCGGCGGCCGCGGGTCCCGCGGGTCCCGGGAACAGCGGCGGGAACGTCCTCCCGCCCATCCCGGGAGCGCGTCCTgccgcgccgcgccgggccTGCAGCAGCCGGGCCTGCGGGGAGCTGCCCCaggcagggggcttggaactaggtgatactgtaaggtcccttccaacccaaacctgtgATGCTGTGGCTTTCAGGGCGCAGCTGGACATGGTGTTTGCTGCGCTTTGCGGGCGCCCGGGGGATGGTGgagctgctccccctgcccaggtACTCCCGGCCACGCTGGCCCCAGCACCGCCCGTCGGGGCCGGGCCGAGGGGAGGGCCAggggcagccccgccgctcTCCGGCTTAATCCCTGGTGGCCGCCAGCTCCTCGGCGGGGCAGgcaggtaggtaggtaggtaggaAGGTAGGTAGGAAGGTAGGTAGGTAGGAAGAAGCCGGTACCGAAGAGTTGGGTGCCGCTGTGGGGGAACTAGAAGTAACGGGGTgggaggagggctgggctgtgctcctgGGAGGGGCTCACCCGCGGTAGCAGCTCCTTGGCCTGGCCTTGAAGAGTGTGTAGGGCTGGCTGAGACtgccagagctctgctctgcgCTGGGGATGGAGACAGTCCTCAGGACAGGGAGATGGAGCAGATTTTAAACAACTAGACCAAGCTTCACTTTTTCGGTGAGTGAGAGAAAGgttgctgccagcagtgctcaCCTGAATGACTCTCTGGTGGCTCATGATGTGGTTGTGCTCAAGCCTTTCCCTTGGGAAGAGTGTGTGATGGAGCTGGTGTCTTTCCTGGCTTTGCCTGCTGGCTTGTCCAGGAACCAAGGGAGCTCCAGGGCTGCTTGGCCAGGGGCAAAGAGAATGGTCACCTATGAGTACCTGGAAGCTCTTCTGCTGTGGCACCGTAAGGAGGGAGAGCTGTGAAGCCTCTGGTCCCGTGAGTTCCCGGGAGCAGCGTTTGCCCACGGAATTGCCCGGCATCACCGGACCAGCTTCTGGGGATGGGAAGAGCCCGGGGCCGGCgtgtggggctgggcagggcagcggAAACGGGTCTGCAAGGGGCAAACATCTGTAGGGGGCTGCATCAGGCTGCTCGGGGGGGGCActggagaagcaggagagagaCTGAGCACGTCTGGGCTCCCCTCACGCTCTGGGGGCCCTGGCGCGcgggaaggagaagaaaaaccccaCCGGCGTTTGTCGCGCGTTCCGCGCGGGGCGCGTGGGGGCGGCCGGGCCCCGCCTGCCGGCCGCGGATAGGCCCGTCCGCACGTCACTCCAAGCGCCGGCCCCTCCGATTGGCCAG
This sequence is a window from Apus apus isolate bApuApu2 chromosome 15, bApuApu2.pri.cur, whole genome shotgun sequence. Protein-coding genes within it:
- the BCL2L1 gene encoding bcl-2-like protein 1, with the protein product MSSSNRELVIDFVSYKLSQKGYSWSQLEEEDENRTDFAAEEAEMDGVLNGSPSWHPPPSHVVNGAAVHRSSLEVREMARAADVRQALREAGDEFELRYRRAFSDLTSQLHITLGTAYQSFEQVVNELFRDGVNWGRIVAFFSFGGALCVESVDKEMRVLVGRIVSWMTTYLTDHLDPWIQENGGWERFVDLYGNDAAAEVRKGQETFNKWLLTGATVAGVLLLGSLLSRK